A portion of the Micromonospora tarapacensis genome contains these proteins:
- a CDS encoding PLP-dependent cysteine synthase family protein produces MARYDSLLDACGGTPLVGLPRLSPTVPDGAPPVRLWAKLEDRNPTGSIKDRAALFMVRAAEAAGRLRPGDTILEPTSGNTGISLAMVAKLRGYRLVCVMPENVSSERVQLLRMYGAEIIFSSAAGGSNQAVATAKQIAAEHPDWVMLFQYGNEANARAHYETTGPELLHDLPTVTHFVAGLGTTGTLMGTGRYLREKVEGIQVIAAEPRYGELVYGLRNIDEGYVPELYDATVLTRRFSVGTRDAVLRTRQLVEVEGLFVGFSTGAVLHAALAVAHEAVRDGRRADVAFVVSDGGWKYLSTGAYGGTLADAEAALDGQLWA; encoded by the coding sequence ATGGCGCGGTACGACAGCCTGCTGGACGCCTGCGGCGGTACGCCCCTGGTGGGGCTGCCCCGGCTGTCGCCGACGGTGCCGGACGGGGCGCCGCCGGTGCGGCTCTGGGCGAAGCTCGAGGACCGTAACCCGACCGGCAGCATCAAGGATCGAGCGGCCCTGTTCATGGTCCGGGCCGCCGAGGCCGCCGGACGGCTCCGGCCGGGCGACACGATCCTGGAGCCGACCAGCGGCAACACCGGCATCTCCCTGGCCATGGTGGCCAAGCTGCGCGGCTACCGGCTGGTCTGCGTGATGCCGGAGAACGTCTCCAGCGAGCGGGTGCAACTGCTGCGGATGTACGGCGCGGAGATCATCTTCTCGTCGGCGGCAGGCGGCTCCAACCAGGCGGTGGCGACCGCCAAGCAGATCGCCGCCGAGCACCCCGACTGGGTGATGCTCTTCCAGTACGGCAACGAGGCGAACGCCCGGGCGCACTACGAGACGACCGGCCCCGAGCTGTTGCACGACCTGCCGACCGTCACCCACTTCGTGGCCGGCCTGGGCACCACCGGCACCCTGATGGGCACCGGGCGATACCTTCGCGAGAAGGTCGAGGGCATCCAGGTCATCGCCGCCGAGCCGCGCTACGGCGAGTTGGTCTACGGGCTGCGCAACATCGACGAGGGGTACGTCCCGGAACTCTACGACGCGACCGTGCTCACCCGGCGGTTCTCCGTCGGCACCCGGGACGCGGTGCTGCGTACCCGGCAGTTGGTGGAGGTGGAGGGCCTCTTCGTGGGCTTCTCCACCGGTGCGGTCCTGCACGCCGCGTTGGCGGTGGCGCACGAGGCGGTGCGCGACGGCCGCCGCGCCGACGTGGCCTTCGTGGTCAGCGACGGCGGCTGGAAGTATCTGAGCACCGGGGCGTACGGCGGCACGCTCGCCGACGCCGAGGCGGCGCTCGACGGTCAGCTCTGGGCCTGA
- a CDS encoding MoaD family protein, protein MAIEVRIPTILRSYTGGTKVVEGSGDTLDDLLTDLDSRHGGLRGRLVTEAGALHRFVNVYVNDEDVRFLGALDAKLNDGDSVTILPAVAGGAFGFAAAAAIAQHAAATSAGRRAPVAAG, encoded by the coding sequence ATGGCCATCGAGGTTCGCATCCCCACCATCCTGCGCAGCTACACCGGCGGCACGAAGGTCGTCGAGGGCAGCGGCGACACGCTGGACGACCTGCTCACCGACCTGGACTCCCGGCACGGCGGGCTGCGCGGGCGGCTGGTCACCGAGGCCGGCGCGCTGCACCGCTTCGTCAACGTCTACGTCAACGACGAGGACGTTCGCTTCCTCGGCGCGCTGGACGCCAAGCTCAACGACGGCGACAGCGTCACCATCCTGCCCGCGGTGGCCGGCGGCGCGTTCGGCTTCGCGGCCGCCGCGGCGATCGCGCAACACGCCGCCGCCACGTCGGCCGGGCGCCGGGCGCCCGTCGCGGCTGGCTGA
- a CDS encoding Mov34/MPN/PAD-1 family protein — translation MLSIDRSIVDAIVAHARRDHPDEACGVVAGPVGSDTPTRHIPMENAARSMTFYEFDSMEQLRVWREMDDGDEEPIVIYHSHTATEAYPSRTDISFAGEPGAHYLLVSTREPDTEEIRSFRIVDGVVTEEPVRILDAGVDPHAVQSYMFGQSPATVDYECSGR, via the coding sequence GTGCTGAGCATCGACCGGTCGATCGTCGACGCGATCGTCGCCCACGCCCGCCGGGATCATCCCGACGAGGCCTGTGGCGTGGTGGCCGGCCCCGTCGGCAGTGACACGCCGACCCGGCACATCCCGATGGAGAACGCCGCCCGCTCGATGACCTTCTACGAGTTCGACTCGATGGAGCAGCTGCGGGTCTGGCGTGAGATGGACGACGGGGACGAAGAGCCCATCGTCATCTACCACTCGCACACCGCCACCGAGGCGTACCCGTCGCGGACGGACATCTCCTTCGCCGGTGAGCCGGGCGCGCACTACCTGCTCGTCTCCACCCGCGAGCCCGACACCGAGGAGATCCGCTCCTTCCGGATCGTGGACGGCGTGGTGACGGAGGAGCCGGTGCGGATCCTCGACGCCGGGGTGGATCCGCACGCCGTGCAGTCCTACATGTTCGGGCAGAGCCCGGCGACGGTCGACTACGAGTGTTCGGGCCGCTGA
- a CDS encoding DUF2017 domain-containing protein, protein MFRRRGDRYVATFAMDEVRVLRKVASEVVGLLTEGFDHSDPVVCRLFPEAYPDDATGTAEFRRYTEGDLKTSKIDQAGAILAALPGDSGGEVRLDAEAAEAWLRALNDARLAMGVRLEIKDGTDLGVELDDAVSDDPTSSRVFQLSVYAYLGYLQESLLNALID, encoded by the coding sequence ATGTTCCGCCGCCGGGGTGACCGGTACGTCGCCACCTTCGCCATGGACGAGGTGCGGGTGCTCCGCAAGGTCGCCTCCGAGGTGGTCGGCCTGCTCACCGAGGGCTTCGACCACTCCGACCCGGTCGTGTGCCGGCTCTTCCCCGAGGCGTACCCCGACGACGCGACGGGCACCGCGGAGTTCCGCCGGTACACCGAGGGCGACCTGAAGACCAGCAAGATCGATCAGGCCGGGGCGATCCTGGCCGCGTTGCCCGGCGACAGCGGCGGGGAGGTGCGCCTTGACGCCGAGGCGGCCGAGGCGTGGCTGCGGGCACTCAACGACGCCCGGCTGGCGATGGGCGTCCGGCTGGAGATCAAGGACGGGACGGACCTGGGCGTGGAACTCGACGACGCGGTCTCCGACGATCCGACCTCCAGCCGGGTGTTCCAGCTTTCGGTCTACGCCTATCTTGGCTACCTCCAGGAATCCCTGCTCAACGCCTTGATCGACTGA
- the clpS gene encoding ATP-dependent Clp protease adapter ClpS → MAAPQVAPVETPDTDEVPASDRPWVTIVWDDPVNLMAYVTWVFQKLFGYSRERAEQLMLDVHHKGKAVVSSGARERMEHDASQLHAYGLWATVDRS, encoded by the coding sequence ATGGCGGCTCCGCAGGTTGCACCGGTCGAGACTCCGGACACCGATGAGGTGCCGGCTTCGGACCGGCCGTGGGTGACGATCGTGTGGGACGACCCGGTCAACCTGATGGCCTACGTGACCTGGGTGTTCCAGAAGCTTTTCGGTTACAGCCGGGAGAGGGCCGAGCAGCTCATGCTGGACGTGCACCACAAGGGCAAGGCCGTCGTCTCCAGCGGTGCCCGGGAACGCATGGAACACGACGCCTCCCAGCTGCACGCGTACGGCCTGTGGGCGACGGTGGACCGGTCGTGA
- a CDS encoding P-loop NTPase family protein, with product MIAAGPAAAGRASVLAALLEIDAAILTAPAGSWLVVRHSAKPTRAAYVPGYRLPHSYRPDLPAAGPALARPPRRVELSLPEPLLKRFVLVDTPDIAAPGPAGSGVLLDAVGRAGALLFVIAADQTFSAAELSLLSEVAGTAVRVFFAVTPGVDGWAAVGEARRRCRVRGVRGPGGGSGRGHRRGIPGRAARRRARAGRGPLVRDGQRRCGRPEAGAGRVGVGRGLRRASLEPPELPGAHGRVPVLAEPGEWAERLDRQARTAAQRIRQHLALELAKMHLRVVQEIVFGVGCAGLPQLLDREMAALSLLATAQCDHHARELVDDVAGRLFGTPLPEGVRRRIEQAVRWGWADDTTGQELERALLVTSSAGVTSLTGAAAIDVLSAYPAPARAAVLPPVAVALAGGCWQHWRAPGNNDTSAARAWAQRALREIELELSREVARRFEAIRRSLGTVLSDAAEHGLLLA from the coding sequence GTGATCGCCGCGGGTCCCGCCGCCGCCGGACGCGCGAGCGTGCTCGCCGCACTGCTGGAGATCGACGCCGCGATACTCACCGCGCCGGCCGGCAGCTGGCTGGTCGTGCGCCACTCCGCGAAACCCACCCGGGCCGCCTACGTGCCCGGCTACCGGTTGCCGCACTCCTACCGGCCGGACCTGCCGGCCGCCGGGCCGGCGCTGGCCAGGCCGCCCCGCCGGGTCGAGCTGAGCCTGCCCGAGCCGTTGCTGAAACGCTTCGTCCTGGTCGACACGCCGGACATCGCCGCGCCGGGTCCGGCCGGCTCCGGCGTGCTGCTCGACGCGGTGGGTCGGGCCGGCGCGCTCCTGTTCGTGATCGCGGCGGACCAGACCTTCAGCGCAGCCGAGCTGAGCCTGCTGTCCGAGGTCGCGGGGACTGCGGTGCGGGTCTTCTTCGCGGTCACGCCGGGCGTCGACGGTTGGGCGGCGGTCGGCGAGGCGCGGCGGCGATGCAGGGTTCGGGGAGTCCGGGGGCCCGGCGGTGGATCCGGTCGCGGTCACCGTCGAGGCATACCGGGCCGCGCTGCTCGCCGCCGTGCCCGGGCTGGCCGAGGCCCGCTGGTTCGCGATGGTCAGCGGCGGTGCGGCCGACCTGAAGCGGGCGCTGGTCGGGTGGGCGTCGGACGAGGGCTGCGCCGCGCCAGCCTGGAACCGCCCGAGTTGCCCGGCGCGCATGGCCGGGTGCCGGTGCTGGCCGAGCCGGGTGAGTGGGCCGAGCGGTTGGACCGGCAGGCCCGCACCGCCGCCCAGCGCATCCGTCAGCACCTCGCGCTGGAGCTGGCCAAGATGCACCTGCGGGTGGTGCAGGAGATCGTCTTCGGGGTCGGTTGCGCCGGCCTTCCCCAGCTGCTCGACCGGGAGATGGCGGCGCTGTCGCTGCTGGCCACCGCGCAGTGCGACCACCACGCACGGGAACTCGTGGACGACGTCGCGGGCCGGCTCTTCGGCACGCCGCTGCCGGAGGGTGTCCGCCGGCGCATCGAGCAGGCGGTCCGCTGGGGCTGGGCCGACGACACCACCGGGCAGGAACTGGAGCGGGCGCTGCTCGTCACCAGCTCCGCGGGGGTGACGTCGCTGACCGGCGCCGCGGCGATCGACGTGCTGTCCGCCTATCCCGCGCCGGCCCGCGCGGCGGTGCTCCCGCCGGTCGCGGTGGCGCTGGCCGGCGGCTGCTGGCAGCACTGGCGCGCCCCCGGCAACAACGACACGAGCGCCGCGCGGGCCTGGGCCCAACGGGCGCTCCGGGAGATCGAACTGGAACTGTCGCGGGAGGTCGCCCGCCGGTTCGAGGCGATCCGCCGCTCGCTCGGCACGGTGCTGTCGGATGCCGCCGAACACGGCCTCCTGCTCGCCTGA
- a CDS encoding helix-turn-helix transcriptional regulator codes for MSRWSFVGRAEELDRLRLAVTGTRGRGIFFTGSAGIGKSRLLHEGVEALPGEEYAVWRIAASATTAAMAFGGLVQVLPVEQPQGLSPAGILRWAVDVLQQQAAGRRIVLAVDDAHLLDPPSAALVHLVARAENSFVVGTLRDGEQIPLPIRALWTDGLVERAELSPMTPAETSGLLAAILGGQVDGSSADRLGRLSAGNPLLLRELVHAANNGGEFTKKYGVWAWTGRLELAPSLTELIDIRIGQLTAGVRAVVELVAFGEPLGLRLLHQAVETTDVEFAEERGLIQMVESDRRLDVRLAHPLYGEVVRRQCPVSRTRRLQAHLADLLEKVGKRRREDLLRVARWRLDSGTAQDPAMLIAAAGEAFARYDVPLATRLARAALDAGGGFDAAELLATILMFADRPAEALGVLDAVATDTGQEERLSRWLTVRGMVSYWGLSQSSTVEEIAAQGTKLTDSAAQARVRAFEAIMRLHRLDAPTALRLAQGVLDRPAASVAARELARCTIAHLQAVQGQLYRSAAAVDLVQAKVASWRADMPYLQLAVELARGTRLALSGDLAGIDTLVADEFADLADAGDFRLGTGYLAILRAYAARLRGRSDTALQAALGACAVLATSRVYAGLAQAERAQAAALRGDAQQAAEAIAEADRLHSPSMGVLYPWLEQARAAALAAGGDLPGAVTRLHGLVDRVRADGFTGHETLVLHDLVRLGQAGASTGPRCSDGSRRSVAQRLTELSEQVDGELPPLLARHARAAADGSPEQLLAAADGFMALGLALPAAEAAAGAVHLLRLRRSPEVADAREQLASMLGWCDMVHTPALRAATPTLTEREWEVARLAADGGTSRAIAEQLFLSARTVENHLQRIYSKLGVTGRADLRAALRTIPGHDGTAAT; via the coding sequence ATGAGTCGGTGGAGCTTCGTGGGCCGGGCTGAGGAACTCGACCGTCTCCGGTTGGCGGTGACCGGCACCCGGGGCCGGGGCATCTTCTTCACCGGCAGCGCGGGCATCGGCAAGAGCCGGCTGCTGCACGAGGGCGTCGAGGCGCTCCCCGGCGAGGAGTACGCCGTCTGGCGGATCGCGGCCAGCGCGACCACCGCCGCGATGGCCTTCGGCGGCCTGGTCCAGGTGCTCCCCGTCGAGCAGCCGCAGGGCCTGTCCCCGGCGGGCATCCTGCGCTGGGCCGTCGACGTGCTGCAGCAGCAGGCCGCCGGCCGGCGGATCGTGCTCGCGGTCGACGACGCGCACCTGCTCGATCCGCCGTCGGCCGCGCTGGTGCACCTGGTGGCCCGCGCGGAGAACTCCTTCGTGGTCGGCACGCTGCGCGACGGGGAGCAGATCCCGCTGCCGATCCGGGCGCTGTGGACGGACGGGCTGGTCGAGCGTGCCGAGTTGAGCCCGATGACACCGGCCGAGACCAGCGGGCTGCTCGCCGCCATCCTGGGCGGCCAGGTGGACGGCAGCTCCGCCGACCGGCTGGGTCGGCTCAGCGCCGGCAACCCGCTGCTGCTGCGCGAGCTGGTGCACGCCGCCAACAACGGCGGCGAGTTCACCAAGAAGTACGGCGTCTGGGCCTGGACCGGCCGGCTGGAGCTGGCCCCCAGCCTGACCGAGCTGATCGACATCCGGATCGGCCAGCTCACTGCGGGGGTGCGGGCCGTGGTCGAGCTGGTCGCGTTCGGCGAGCCGCTCGGCCTGAGACTGCTGCACCAGGCGGTGGAGACCACCGACGTGGAGTTCGCCGAGGAACGCGGGCTGATCCAGATGGTGGAGTCCGACCGGCGGCTCGACGTGCGGCTGGCCCACCCGCTCTACGGCGAGGTGGTACGCCGGCAGTGCCCGGTCAGTCGTACCCGCCGGTTGCAGGCGCACCTCGCCGATCTGCTGGAGAAGGTCGGCAAGCGACGACGGGAGGACCTCCTGCGGGTCGCGAGGTGGCGGCTGGACTCCGGCACCGCGCAGGACCCGGCGATGCTGATCGCCGCGGCGGGTGAGGCATTCGCGCGCTACGACGTACCGCTGGCGACCCGGCTGGCCCGCGCGGCCCTCGACGCCGGGGGCGGATTCGACGCGGCCGAGTTGCTGGCCACCATCCTGATGTTCGCCGACCGGCCGGCCGAGGCGCTGGGCGTGCTCGACGCCGTCGCCACCGACACCGGCCAGGAGGAGCGGCTCAGCCGGTGGCTGACCGTCCGCGGCATGGTGAGCTACTGGGGGTTGAGCCAGTCGTCGACGGTGGAGGAGATCGCCGCGCAGGGTACGAAGCTGACCGACTCCGCCGCCCAGGCCCGGGTCCGCGCCTTCGAAGCGATCATGCGCCTGCACCGGCTGGACGCACCGACCGCACTGCGGCTCGCCCAGGGCGTCCTGGACCGGCCGGCGGCCAGCGTGGCCGCCCGCGAGCTGGCCCGCTGCACCATCGCCCATCTTCAGGCGGTGCAGGGACAGCTGTACCGCAGCGCCGCGGCGGTGGACCTGGTGCAGGCGAAGGTGGCCAGTTGGCGGGCGGACATGCCGTACCTCCAACTCGCCGTGGAACTGGCCCGGGGCACCCGACTGGCCCTGTCCGGCGACCTGGCCGGCATCGACACGCTGGTCGCCGACGAGTTCGCCGACCTCGCCGACGCGGGTGACTTCCGGCTCGGCACCGGCTACCTGGCGATCCTCCGGGCGTACGCGGCGCGGCTGCGCGGGCGCAGCGACACGGCGCTGCAAGCGGCGCTCGGCGCCTGCGCGGTCCTGGCGACCAGCCGGGTCTATGCGGGACTGGCCCAGGCCGAACGGGCACAGGCCGCCGCGCTGCGCGGCGACGCCCAGCAGGCGGCCGAGGCGATCGCCGAAGCCGACCGGCTCCACTCGCCGAGCATGGGGGTGCTGTATCCGTGGCTGGAACAGGCCCGGGCGGCGGCGCTCGCCGCGGGCGGCGACCTGCCCGGCGCGGTGACCCGGCTGCACGGTCTGGTGGACCGGGTGCGCGCCGACGGGTTCACCGGGCACGAGACCCTGGTGCTGCACGACCTGGTGCGGCTGGGCCAAGCCGGGGCATCGACGGGGCCGAGGTGTTCCGATGGCAGCCGCCGCTCGGTGGCCCAACGGCTCACCGAGCTGTCGGAGCAGGTCGACGGGGAACTGCCGCCGCTGCTGGCCCGGCACGCCCGCGCGGCGGCCGACGGGTCGCCGGAGCAGCTGCTGGCCGCTGCGGACGGTTTCATGGCACTGGGGCTCGCACTCCCGGCCGCCGAGGCCGCGGCCGGCGCCGTGCACCTGCTGCGGCTGCGGCGGTCGCCGGAGGTCGCCGATGCCCGGGAACAGCTCGCCAGCATGCTCGGCTGGTGTGACATGGTGCACACTCCGGCGCTGCGGGCGGCCACCCCGACCCTGACCGAGCGGGAGTGGGAGGTGGCCCGACTCGCGGCGGACGGCGGGACCAGCCGGGCCATCGCCGAGCAGCTGTTTCTCTCCGCCCGCACGGTGGAAAACCACCTGCAGCGCATCTACAGCAAGCTCGGCGTGACCGGCCGGGCCGACCTCAGGGCGGCGCTGCGGACGATCCCGGGCCATGACGGCACGGCGGCGACCTGA
- a CDS encoding nicotinate phosphoribosyltransferase, which produces MHTPRPALLTDHYELTMVSAALRDGTADRRCVFEVFSRRLPAGRRYGVVAGTGRLVDLIRGFRFDPADIDFLLRTGVVDALGADWLAGYRFTGDVDGYAEGELFFPGSPILTVSGSFAECVVLETLVLSVLNHDSAVAAAAARMVTAARGRALIEMGSRRAHEEAAVAAARAAYLAGFRFTSNLAAGQRYAVPTAGTAAHAFTLLHDDERAAFASQVATLGKETTLLVDTYDISQGIRSAIEVAGPELRAVRIDSGDLAVIAQQSRQLLDSLGATETKIIVSGDLDEYAIAALAAEPVDMYGAGTAVVTGSGAPTAGLVYKLVEVEGRPVVKRSEQKATIGGRKVAVRRHKPTGTATEEVVVPQGVPDRRANDRLLQRSYVVDGEPVILPTLDESREHLRQCLISIPWEGLKLSAGDPAIPVTVVPA; this is translated from the coding sequence GTGCACACCCCTCGTCCCGCCCTGTTGACCGATCACTACGAGCTGACCATGGTCAGTGCCGCCCTACGGGACGGCACGGCAGACCGCCGCTGCGTGTTCGAGGTGTTCAGCCGCCGGCTGCCGGCCGGTCGCCGGTACGGCGTGGTCGCCGGCACCGGCCGGCTGGTCGACCTGATCCGCGGGTTCCGCTTCGACCCGGCCGACATCGACTTCCTGCTCCGCACCGGCGTGGTCGACGCGCTGGGCGCCGACTGGCTGGCCGGCTACCGGTTCACCGGCGACGTCGACGGGTACGCCGAGGGTGAGCTGTTCTTCCCCGGCTCGCCGATCCTGACCGTCTCCGGCAGTTTCGCCGAGTGCGTGGTGCTGGAGACGCTGGTGCTGTCGGTGCTCAACCACGACAGCGCGGTGGCCGCCGCCGCGGCGCGGATGGTCACCGCGGCCCGCGGCCGGGCGCTGATCGAGATGGGGTCACGCCGGGCCCACGAGGAGGCGGCGGTCGCGGCGGCCCGCGCCGCCTACCTGGCCGGGTTCCGGTTCACCTCCAACCTGGCCGCCGGCCAGCGGTACGCCGTCCCCACCGCGGGGACCGCCGCGCACGCCTTCACGCTGCTGCACGACGACGAGCGGGCCGCGTTCGCCTCGCAGGTCGCCACGCTGGGCAAGGAGACGACGCTGCTGGTGGACACCTACGACATCAGTCAGGGCATCCGCAGCGCGATCGAGGTGGCCGGGCCGGAGCTGCGGGCGGTCCGGATCGACTCCGGCGACCTGGCCGTGATCGCCCAGCAGTCCCGGCAACTGCTGGACTCGCTCGGCGCCACCGAAACCAAGATCATCGTTTCGGGCGACCTCGACGAGTACGCCATCGCGGCGCTCGCCGCCGAGCCGGTGGACATGTACGGCGCCGGCACCGCCGTGGTGACCGGCTCCGGCGCGCCGACCGCCGGTCTGGTCTACAAGCTGGTCGAGGTCGAGGGCCGTCCGGTGGTCAAGCGGTCCGAACAGAAGGCCACCATCGGCGGTCGCAAGGTCGCCGTCCGCCGGCACAAGCCGACCGGCACCGCGACCGAGGAGGTCGTCGTCCCGCAGGGGGTGCCGGACCGCCGCGCCAACGACCGGTTGCTGCAACGGTCGTACGTCGTGGACGGCGAGCCGGTGATCCTGCCGACGCTGGACGAGTCGCGGGAGCACCTGCGGCAGTGCCTGATCTCCATCCCGTGGGAGGGCCTCAAGCTCTCCGCGGGCGATCCGGCCATCCCGGTCACCGTGGTGCCGGCCTAG
- a CDS encoding isochorismatase family protein has product MSNALIVVDVQKDFCEGGSLAVAGGAGVAAGISRLLAAEPARWDHIVATKDYHVDPGMHFADAPDYVSTWPRHCVVGTPGSEFHPELATDRIEAIFHKGEYAAAYSGFEGHADGGEGLADWLRRHGVDRVEIVGIATDHCVRATALDAAREGFATTVLLDLTAAVAPDTTDVALRAFEGAGITTHGAPVIRAA; this is encoded by the coding sequence GTGAGCAACGCGCTGATCGTCGTGGACGTGCAGAAGGACTTCTGCGAGGGCGGCTCGCTGGCCGTGGCCGGCGGTGCGGGTGTCGCGGCCGGGATCTCCCGGTTGCTGGCCGCCGAGCCGGCGCGCTGGGACCACATCGTGGCGACGAAGGACTACCACGTCGACCCCGGCATGCACTTCGCCGACGCGCCGGACTACGTGAGCACCTGGCCCCGGCACTGCGTCGTGGGCACCCCCGGCTCGGAGTTCCATCCCGAGCTGGCCACCGACCGGATCGAGGCGATCTTCCACAAGGGCGAGTACGCCGCCGCGTACTCCGGGTTCGAGGGGCACGCCGACGGTGGCGAGGGCCTGGCCGACTGGCTGCGACGGCACGGCGTGGACCGGGTGGAGATCGTCGGCATCGCCACCGACCACTGCGTGCGGGCCACCGCGTTGGACGCCGCCCGCGAGGGCTTCGCCACCACCGTGCTGCTGGACCTGACCGCGGCCGTCGCGCCGGACACCACCGACGTCGCGCTACGCGCCTTCGAAGGCGCCGGGATCACCACCCACGGCGCTCCTGTGATCAGGGCCGCATGA
- a CDS encoding MFS transporter, which translates to MKPYREALALPGLRSLLLVAVLARVPLTATGVTLTFYVVQDLGRGYGAAGLVGAAITVGAAVGGPLLGRLVDRRGLRPVLVLTAVAEAIFWSAAPMLSYFLLLPAAFLAGLLALPIFSVIRQSVAALVPAEQRRPAYALDSMSVELSFMIGPALATVGVTTISARLTLYLVGAGIVAAGVVLWLLDPPVRSAGEATTGPQPRIARRQWLTSRLVAVFAVSAAATLVLGGTDVAVIAVLRENGDVGFTGAVLSVWAVASLVGGFAYGAVRRSFSPVALMGVLSLCTIPVGLGGSHWWLLCLALIPAGALCAPTIAATSDAVSRLAPAVVRGEAMGLHGSAVTVGIAVGAPLAGAVIDVSAPLWGFAVTGAIGALVALAVLPIELRHRRADVAATSANTGGNTAPALTPAAS; encoded by the coding sequence ATGAAGCCTTACCGGGAGGCGCTCGCCCTGCCCGGCCTGCGGTCGCTGCTGCTCGTGGCGGTGCTGGCGCGGGTACCGCTGACCGCGACCGGGGTCACGCTGACGTTCTACGTGGTGCAGGATCTCGGGCGCGGCTACGGCGCGGCCGGGCTGGTCGGTGCCGCGATCACCGTCGGCGCGGCGGTCGGCGGTCCGCTGCTCGGCCGCCTGGTGGACCGTCGCGGCCTGCGTCCCGTCCTCGTCCTCACCGCCGTGGCCGAGGCCATCTTCTGGTCGGCCGCACCGATGCTGTCGTACTTCCTGCTGCTGCCGGCCGCGTTCCTCGCCGGTCTGCTGGCGCTGCCGATCTTCTCGGTGATCCGGCAGTCCGTAGCCGCGCTGGTGCCGGCGGAGCAGCGCCGTCCGGCGTACGCCCTGGACTCGATGTCGGTCGAGCTGTCGTTCATGATCGGCCCCGCCCTGGCCACGGTGGGCGTCACCACCATCTCCGCCCGCCTCACGCTCTACCTGGTCGGCGCCGGCATCGTCGCCGCCGGTGTGGTGTTGTGGCTGCTCGACCCGCCGGTGCGCAGTGCCGGCGAGGCGACGACCGGGCCGCAGCCGCGGATCGCCCGACGGCAGTGGCTCACCTCGCGGCTGGTTGCCGTGTTCGCGGTGAGTGCTGCCGCCACCCTGGTGCTCGGCGGCACCGACGTGGCGGTCATCGCCGTGCTCCGGGAGAACGGTGACGTCGGCTTCACCGGCGCGGTGCTCTCCGTCTGGGCGGTGGCGTCGCTGGTCGGCGGCTTCGCCTACGGCGCCGTCCGCCGTTCGTTCTCCCCGGTGGCGCTGATGGGGGTGCTGAGCCTGTGCACCATCCCGGTCGGGCTGGGCGGCTCGCACTGGTGGCTGCTCTGCCTGGCCCTGATCCCGGCCGGCGCGCTCTGCGCTCCGACGATCGCGGCCACCTCCGACGCGGTGAGCCGGCTCGCCCCGGCCGTCGTCCGCGGTGAGGCGATGGGCCTGCACGGCTCGGCGGTCACCGTCGGCATCGCGGTCGGCGCGCCGCTGGCCGGCGCGGTCATCGACGTCTCGGCGCCGCTGTGGGGTTTCGCGGTCACCGGCGCGATCGGCGCCCTGGTGGCCCTCGCGGTGCTGCCGATCGAGCTGCGCCACCGCCGCGCCGACGTGGCAGCCACCAGCGCGAACACCGGCGGAAACACCGCGCCCGCCCTCACGCCCGCCGCCTCCTGA